From Streptomyces sp. NBC_01460, a single genomic window includes:
- a CDS encoding magnesium and cobalt transport protein CorA, translating into MSTFSTIRRAVRRGYRRAVDLSHPARSPLGSSVVNCVVYREGARQDGTADAAEALRRVRRSGEGFVWIGLHEPQPDEFTDLAELFGLHPLAIEDAVHAHQRPKVERYDDILFAVFKTVCYVEHAELTATSEVVDTGQVMAFVGTDFVITVRHGRHGSLGPLREALEDMPARLAQGPAMVLHAIADHVVDEYLAVADAVQNDIDAVETAVFSGSSGRGDAGWIYQLKRELLELKRAAAPLDRPLHQLATQPMPAVGPDLRAYFRDVADHLTHARDQITSFDTLLDSILQAHLAQVTVAQNEDMRKITAWAAIIAVPTMVCGVYGMNFEHMPELGWTYGYPLALGVIAVACFTVHRGFRRNGWL; encoded by the coding sequence GTGTCCACGTTCAGCACCATCCGACGAGCGGTCCGCCGCGGCTACCGGCGTGCCGTGGATCTCAGCCACCCGGCACGCTCGCCCCTGGGCAGCTCGGTGGTGAACTGCGTGGTCTACCGCGAGGGTGCACGACAGGACGGGACCGCCGACGCCGCAGAGGCGCTGCGGCGGGTCCGCAGGTCCGGAGAAGGATTCGTCTGGATCGGGCTGCACGAGCCGCAACCGGACGAGTTCACCGATCTCGCCGAGCTGTTCGGTCTCCACCCGCTCGCGATCGAGGACGCCGTGCACGCCCATCAGCGGCCCAAGGTGGAGCGGTACGACGACATCCTGTTCGCCGTCTTCAAGACGGTCTGCTACGTCGAGCACGCGGAGCTGACGGCCACCAGCGAGGTGGTCGACACCGGCCAGGTCATGGCGTTCGTCGGTACCGACTTCGTCATCACCGTCCGGCACGGCCGGCACGGCTCCCTGGGCCCGTTGCGGGAGGCCCTCGAGGACATGCCGGCGCGGCTGGCCCAGGGGCCGGCCATGGTCCTGCACGCGATAGCCGACCATGTGGTCGACGAGTACCTGGCCGTCGCCGACGCGGTGCAGAACGACATCGACGCCGTGGAGACCGCCGTCTTCAGCGGCAGCAGCGGCCGGGGCGACGCCGGGTGGATCTACCAGCTCAAGCGGGAGCTGCTGGAACTGAAGCGCGCGGCGGCGCCGTTGGACCGGCCCCTGCACCAGCTCGCCACCCAGCCCATGCCCGCTGTCGGGCCCGACCTCCGTGCCTACTTCCGGGACGTGGCCGACCACCTGACCCATGCCCGGGACCAGATCACGTCGTTCGACACACTTCTCGACTCGATCCTCCAGGCCCATCTCGCCCAGGTGACCGTCGCTCAGAACGAGGACATGCGCAAGATCACGGCATGGGCCGCGATCATCGCCGTGCCGACCATGGTGTGCGGGGTCTACGGGATGAACTTCGAGCACATGCCCGAGCTCGGCTGGACCTACGGCTATCCCCTGGCCCTCGGGGTCATCGCCGTCGCCTGTTTCACCGTGCACAGGGGTTTCCGCCGCAACGGCTGGCTCTGA
- a CDS encoding endo-alpha-N-acetylgalactosaminidase family protein, whose protein sequence is MHAQDPGPSRRTVVAATALAGAGLALTGPGAALAAQRETARRETVLRSRELEVRVDPDFPRIVSYADRADGAVLHGQEDPVASVVIDGTARTPRVTSRAGRDRASYTLTFDGGTEIRVEIGVTGRRVDWCVTRIADTPALRVGTLQFPSLAFLSVRSDQPGAALLAARIQLDKATSGDTLVELTSDTVPDASPTGCAYAVVAHDRLGGALETNTTYDKPDSVPGATWENGRLWRQTLGRDGYVKAQLTCGQWTHRAATAPLDATEPLPYATVIITGDRNGDGVVDWQDAAIAFRDIMVDPLGADEQHLRVVPHIPFNFASQATNPFLATLDNVKRISLATDGLRQYTLLKGYQSEGHDSAHPDYAGNHNERAGGLEDLNTLVREGRGWGSDFGVHVNATESYPVANAFSETLVDKNDEQWDWLDQSYRIDQRRDLVSGDIVTRFQDLRDETDPALNMLYIDVFRESGWTSDRLQRALREQGWQVTTEWGHGLERSSLWSHWATETDYGGDTSRGINSRLIRFIRNHQKDVFADKWPTLLGIPRTGNFEGWVNKTDWNTFYQQIWTDSLPAKYLQAYPVRTWGAHEITFSGPTKTSVDDVDGTRRITTDGRVVYEEGRYLLPWEPREATDPDRLYHYNPAGGSSTWRVPRGWAGRAALALYRLTDQGRVYVREVPVRSGRVTIEAEAKQPYVVHRTRVANPDPEWGQGTPLHDPGFHSGSLAGWNVSGPASVELSALGDYELVVGAGPAVAVGQRAARLAPGTYAASVQVEVGRNAGERRRAALTVRTADGTTTENWTDSSTAVNFVAADRKHGTRFQRMFTYFTVPDGGGAVDLTLRAGEGDARVRFDNVRIVAAQRTTKAGAVAFEDFEHVPQGWGAFVKGDAGGSTDPRTHIAQRHAPFTGRGWNGKAIDDVVDGTQSLKSRGENSGLVHRTVQHTVRFEAGKRYRVTFRYENEKAGEYAWITAVDAPATRELDRRDLPVATSPAVLTYEFTAPSAGETWVGLRKTGDDGTAEFVLDSFEVREV, encoded by the coding sequence ATGCACGCACAGGACCCCGGGCCGAGCCGCAGGACCGTGGTGGCGGCCACCGCACTGGCAGGGGCGGGACTGGCTCTCACGGGACCCGGCGCCGCACTCGCGGCGCAGCGGGAGACGGCGCGGCGGGAAACGGTGCTGCGCTCCCGCGAGTTGGAGGTTCGCGTCGATCCGGACTTCCCGCGCATCGTCTCGTACGCCGACCGTGCCGACGGCGCCGTACTCCACGGTCAGGAGGATCCGGTCGCCTCGGTGGTGATCGACGGGACCGCCCGGACCCCCAGGGTGACCTCGCGCGCCGGCCGGGACCGGGCGTCGTACACCCTCACCTTCGACGGCGGCACGGAGATCCGGGTCGAGATCGGTGTCACCGGCCGCCGGGTCGACTGGTGCGTCACCCGCATCGCCGACACACCCGCCCTGCGCGTCGGCACACTTCAGTTCCCGTCCCTGGCGTTCCTGTCGGTACGCAGCGATCAGCCGGGCGCCGCCCTCCTTGCCGCGCGGATCCAGCTCGACAAGGCCACGAGCGGCGACACCCTGGTCGAGCTCACCTCCGACACCGTGCCCGACGCCTCGCCGACGGGTTGTGCGTACGCCGTCGTCGCCCACGACCGGCTCGGCGGCGCCCTGGAGACCAACACGACGTACGACAAGCCCGACAGTGTGCCCGGCGCCACCTGGGAGAACGGGCGTCTCTGGCGGCAGACCCTCGGGAGGGACGGCTACGTCAAGGCGCAGCTCACCTGTGGGCAGTGGACGCACCGTGCCGCGACCGCGCCCCTGGACGCCACCGAGCCGCTCCCGTACGCCACCGTGATCATCACCGGTGACCGCAACGGCGACGGTGTGGTGGACTGGCAGGACGCCGCCATCGCCTTCCGCGACATCATGGTCGACCCGCTGGGCGCCGACGAACAGCACCTGCGCGTCGTCCCGCACATCCCCTTCAACTTCGCGAGCCAGGCCACCAACCCGTTCCTCGCGACGCTCGACAACGTCAAGCGGATCTCCCTGGCGACGGACGGCCTGCGCCAGTACACGCTCCTCAAGGGATACCAGTCGGAGGGCCACGACTCCGCCCACCCCGACTACGCGGGCAACCACAACGAGCGCGCGGGTGGTCTCGAGGACCTCAACACGCTCGTACGCGAGGGGCGCGGGTGGGGAAGCGACTTCGGTGTCCACGTGAACGCCACCGAGTCGTACCCCGTCGCGAACGCGTTCTCCGAGACGCTCGTCGACAAGAACGACGAACAGTGGGACTGGCTCGACCAGAGCTACCGCATCGACCAGCGTCGGGATCTCGTGTCCGGCGACATCGTCACGCGCTTCCAGGACCTCAGGGACGAGACGGACCCGGCGCTGAACATGCTGTACATCGATGTCTTCCGCGAGTCCGGCTGGACCTCGGACCGGCTCCAGCGGGCACTGCGGGAGCAGGGCTGGCAGGTCACCACCGAGTGGGGCCACGGCCTCGAACGCTCCTCTCTCTGGTCCCACTGGGCGACCGAGACCGACTACGGCGGCGACACGTCCCGGGGCATCAACTCGCGGCTGATCCGCTTCATCCGCAACCACCAGAAGGACGTCTTCGCCGACAAGTGGCCGACACTCCTCGGTATCCCGCGCACCGGCAACTTCGAGGGCTGGGTCAACAAGACCGACTGGAACACCTTCTACCAGCAGATCTGGACCGACAGCCTGCCCGCCAAGTACCTCCAGGCGTATCCCGTCAGAACCTGGGGCGCCCACGAGATCACGTTCTCCGGTCCGACGAAGACGTCCGTGGACGACGTCGACGGCACCCGACGCATCACCACGGACGGCCGGGTCGTGTACGAGGAGGGACGCTATCTGCTGCCTTGGGAGCCACGGGAGGCCACCGACCCGGACCGGCTCTACCACTACAACCCGGCAGGGGGCAGCAGCACCTGGCGGGTGCCGCGCGGCTGGGCCGGCCGGGCGGCACTCGCCCTGTACCGGCTCACCGACCAGGGACGGGTGTACGTCCGTGAGGTACCCGTCCGCTCCGGCCGCGTCACCATCGAGGCCGAGGCGAAGCAACCGTACGTCGTCCACCGCACCCGTGTGGCGAACCCGGACCCGGAGTGGGGACAGGGGACACCGCTCCACGACCCGGGCTTCCACTCCGGTTCCCTGGCCGGCTGGAACGTCAGCGGCCCGGCGTCGGTCGAGCTGAGCGCCCTCGGTGACTACGAGTTGGTCGTCGGCGCCGGACCCGCGGTGGCGGTCGGGCAGCGAGCGGCCCGCCTGGCACCAGGCACCTATGCCGCATCCGTACAGGTGGAGGTGGGCAGGAACGCGGGGGAGCGGCGACGGGCCGCTCTCACCGTGCGCACCGCCGACGGAACCACCACCGAGAACTGGACCGACTCCTCGACCGCCGTCAACTTCGTCGCGGCGGACCGCAAGCACGGCACCCGCTTCCAGCGGATGTTCACGTACTTCACCGTGCCGGACGGCGGAGGCGCCGTGGACCTCACCCTGCGCGCCGGGGAAGGGGACGCCAGGGTCCGCTTCGACAACGTACGGATCGTCGCCGCGCAGCGCACCACCAAGGCCGGAGCCGTCGCCTTCGAGGACTTCGAGCACGTGCCGCAGGGCTGGGGAGCCTTCGTGAAGGGGGACGCGGGCGGCTCGACGGACCCGCGCACCCACATCGCGCAACGGCACGCCCCGTTCACCGGGCGCGGCTGGAACGGCAAGGCGATCGACGACGTCGTCGACGGAACCCAGTCGCTCAAATCGCGCGGGGAGAACAGCGGCCTGGTCCACCGCACCGTGCAGCACACCGTCCGCTTCGAGGCGGGCAAGCGCTACCGGGTCACCTTCCGGTACGAGAACGAGAAGGCCGGGGAGTACGCGTGGATCACCGCGGTCGACGCGCCCGCCACGCGCGAACTCGACCGCAGAGACCTCCCCGTCGCGACCTCACCGGCCGTGCTGACCTACGAGTTCACCGCGCCGTCCGCGGGTGAGACCTGGGTCGGCCTGCGCAAGACCGGGGACGACGGGACGGCGGAGTTCGTCCTCGACTCCTTCGAGGTCCGCGAGGTGTGA